In one Halorubrum sp. CBA1229 genomic region, the following are encoded:
- a CDS encoding digeranylgeranylglycerophospholipid reductase gives MVDRYDVVIAGAGPAGAQCARDLATRGYDVVVLETEPEAEFPRQSNKSTAGTFPSMMSAFGIPDDVVMSYTDDVVLESPNSYYESYQPGAVLEFADFKRFLVEDGRENGAEYRFDSRVSRPILDDDGVIEGVRYDGDEEVYAEVVVDATGPAAPIASALDVVDLERENQAIGIEYEMEGVEMNHPEYADLRRAMMLRLDHDIAPGGYSWIFATGKDTAKVGICYIQNDRHREFAKEGKTVDGYLEDWIERDPRFADAEQIDDAVHRGSAHIQMPDAMHTDRFLAIGDTVPTIDPLWGEGIHKGMKSARAAASTIDRCLTDSERRVDAESLAVYERLWHRDVAPRMRSRLMLTRLLYLAPNERYDRFMEDLRRTDDDTLEKANQGDKSAMAKLLHLDDLPLLAKFARERMGS, from the coding sequence ATGGTTGATCGCTACGACGTCGTTATCGCGGGTGCCGGACCGGCGGGCGCGCAGTGCGCCCGCGATCTGGCGACGCGCGGCTACGACGTCGTCGTTCTCGAAACGGAGCCGGAGGCCGAGTTCCCCCGCCAGAGCAACAAGTCGACCGCGGGGACGTTCCCCTCGATGATGTCCGCCTTCGGGATCCCCGACGACGTCGTGATGTCGTACACCGACGACGTGGTGTTGGAGTCGCCGAACAGCTACTACGAGAGCTACCAGCCCGGCGCCGTCCTCGAGTTTGCCGACTTCAAGCGCTTCCTCGTCGAGGACGGTCGCGAGAACGGGGCGGAGTACCGGTTCGACTCGCGCGTCTCCCGCCCGATCCTCGACGACGACGGCGTCATCGAGGGCGTTCGGTACGACGGCGACGAGGAGGTGTACGCCGAGGTGGTCGTCGACGCCACCGGCCCGGCCGCGCCGATCGCGAGCGCGCTCGACGTGGTCGACTTGGAGCGAGAGAATCAGGCGATCGGCATCGAGTACGAGATGGAGGGCGTCGAGATGAACCACCCCGAGTACGCCGACCTGCGCCGGGCGATGATGCTCCGGCTCGACCACGACATCGCGCCCGGCGGCTACTCGTGGATCTTCGCCACCGGCAAGGACACCGCGAAGGTCGGCATCTGTTACATCCAGAACGACCGCCACCGCGAGTTCGCGAAAGAGGGGAAGACCGTCGACGGCTACCTCGAGGACTGGATCGAGCGGGACCCGCGGTTCGCCGACGCCGAACAGATCGACGACGCGGTCCACCGCGGCTCCGCGCACATCCAGATGCCCGACGCGATGCACACGGACCGGTTCCTCGCGATCGGCGACACCGTCCCCACCATCGACCCGCTGTGGGGAGAGGGGATCCACAAGGGGATGAAGTCCGCCCGCGCGGCGGCGTCCACCATCGACCGGTGTCTCACCGACTCGGAGCGGCGCGTGGACGCCGAGAGCCTCGCCGTCTACGAGCGGCTCTGGCACCGGGACGTGGCGCCCCGGATGCGCTCCCGGCTGATGCTCACCCGGCTGTTGTACCTCGCGCCGAACGAGCGGTACGACCGGTTCATGGAGGACCTCCGACGGACCGACGACGATACGCTGGAGAAGGCGAACCAGGGCGATAAGTCCGCGATGGCGAAGCTGCTCCACCTCGACGACCTCCCGCTGCTGGCGAAGTTCGCCCGCGAGCGGATGGGGTCGTAG
- the citZ gene encoding citrate synthase, translated as MSDELKRGLEGVLVAESELSHVDGEVGKLVYRGYDIEDLARGASYEEVLYLLWHGSLPTREELDAFTADLAAERAVDDDVLETVRTLADAGERPMAALRTATSMLSAYDPDADADDDGDATARARRQGRRITAKIPTVLAAFERARQGEAPVAPDPDLSYAGNFLYMLTGAEPDDVSEETFDMALTLHADHGLNASTFTAMVIGSTMADVYSGVTGGIGALSGSLHGGANQDVMEVLHEIDESSKDPVSWVTDAREDGRRIPGFGHRVYKVKDPRAKILQEKLRDLSESSGDTKWLDYTTAIEEYLTEEGLLDKGIAPNVDFYSGSVYDSLGIPVDMYTPIFAMSRAGGWIAHMVEYQADNRLIRPRARYTGPESAELVPIDER; from the coding sequence ATGTCAGACGAGTTAAAGCGCGGGCTCGAAGGCGTCCTCGTCGCGGAGTCGGAGCTGAGCCACGTCGACGGCGAGGTCGGCAAGCTCGTGTACCGTGGGTACGACATCGAGGACCTCGCTCGCGGCGCGAGCTACGAGGAGGTGTTGTACCTCCTCTGGCACGGCTCGCTGCCGACGCGCGAGGAGCTCGACGCGTTCACCGCGGACCTGGCCGCGGAGCGGGCCGTCGACGACGACGTGCTCGAGACGGTCCGGACGCTCGCCGACGCGGGCGAGCGACCGATGGCCGCGCTCCGGACGGCCACCTCCATGCTGTCGGCGTACGACCCCGACGCCGACGCGGACGACGACGGCGACGCCACGGCGCGGGCCCGGCGGCAGGGCCGTCGTATCACGGCGAAGATCCCGACCGTCCTCGCGGCGTTCGAGCGCGCGCGGCAGGGCGAAGCGCCCGTCGCGCCGGACCCCGACCTCTCGTACGCCGGGAACTTCCTCTACATGCTCACCGGGGCCGAGCCGGACGACGTCAGCGAGGAGACGTTCGACATGGCCCTGACGCTCCACGCCGACCACGGGCTCAACGCCTCGACGTTCACCGCGATGGTGATCGGCTCGACGATGGCCGACGTCTACTCCGGCGTCACCGGCGGGATCGGCGCGCTCTCCGGTTCGCTCCACGGCGGCGCGAACCAGGACGTGATGGAGGTGCTCCACGAGATCGACGAGTCGTCGAAGGACCCGGTTTCGTGGGTGACAGACGCCCGCGAGGACGGCCGGCGGATCCCCGGCTTCGGCCACCGCGTGTACAAGGTGAAAGACCCCCGCGCGAAGATCCTTCAAGAGAAGCTGCGGGACCTCTCCGAGTCGTCCGGCGACACGAAGTGGCTCGACTACACCACCGCCATCGAGGAGTACCTGACCGAGGAGGGGTTACTCGACAAGGGGATCGCCCCGAACGTCGACTTCTACTCCGGCTCCGTCTACGACTCGCTCGGGATCCCGGTCGACATGTACACGCCCATCTTCGCGATGAGCCGCGCCGGCGGCTGGATCGCTCACATGGTCGAGTATCAGGCCGACAACCGGCTTATCCGCCCGCGCGCTCGGTACACCGGGCCGGAGAGTGCCGAGCTCGTCCCGATCGACGAACGGTAG
- a CDS encoding PINc/VapC family ATPase codes for MNVVPDTSAVVDGRVSEHVADGTYEGATVLVPEAVVGELESQANDGLESGWDGLSELKRLADLADEGTIELRYVGERADGDARSHAHEGDVDALIRGIAADHDATLLSSDIVQAEVARAKGIDVEYVEPVARGVVDELPIQDFFTDETMSVHLKTGTKPKAKRGSLGEMRYVTIDEAPTSEEQMDEWATAIVDLARQSNEGFIELSDDGMDIVQFRNYRIAVARPPFADGIEVTAVRPIAKTTLDDYEFADELRERFKERKRGVLISGSPGAGKSTFAQAVAEFLNDSDYAVKTMEKPRDLQVGPEITQYGALGGEMENTADSLLLVRPDYTIYDEVRKTNDFEVFSDMRMAGVGMVGVVHASRAIDALQRLVGRVELGMIPQIVDTVVYIEAGEVHTVYDVTTEVKVPAGLTAEDLARPVIQVSNFETGRPEYEIYTFNRQVVTVPLNDEDGEGESESGVGRIAKQEIEREIRSVAHGHVDVELKGNDEAIVYVSEGDIGTVIGKGGGRISDIENRLGIEIDVRTHDEKPEGRDGADGSGGGRGGNGQGRGGQVGEERGTVVQPEITSRHVVIDVDDGVGETVEVRADGEYLFTATVGRGGEVQVSRGSAIAEELEDAIDRKRTVTVVPAR; via the coding sequence ATGAACGTAGTACCGGACACCAGTGCGGTCGTCGACGGCCGCGTGTCCGAACACGTCGCGGACGGGACCTACGAGGGGGCCACGGTGCTCGTCCCCGAGGCCGTCGTCGGCGAGCTGGAGTCGCAGGCGAACGACGGGCTGGAGTCGGGCTGGGACGGTCTGAGCGAGCTCAAGCGGCTCGCCGATCTCGCCGACGAGGGAACGATCGAGCTGCGGTACGTCGGCGAGCGCGCCGACGGGGACGCCCGGTCGCACGCCCACGAGGGCGACGTCGACGCGTTGATCCGCGGGATCGCCGCCGACCACGACGCGACGCTCCTCTCGAGCGACATCGTGCAGGCGGAGGTCGCCCGCGCGAAGGGGATCGACGTCGAGTACGTCGAGCCGGTCGCTCGCGGCGTGGTCGACGAGCTTCCGATTCAGGACTTCTTCACCGACGAGACCATGTCGGTCCACCTCAAGACGGGGACGAAGCCGAAGGCGAAACGCGGGAGCCTCGGCGAGATGCGGTACGTCACCATCGACGAGGCGCCGACGAGCGAGGAACAGATGGACGAGTGGGCGACCGCCATCGTCGACCTGGCGCGCCAGTCTAACGAGGGGTTCATCGAGCTCTCCGACGACGGCATGGACATCGTCCAGTTCCGGAACTACCGGATCGCGGTCGCGCGGCCGCCGTTCGCCGACGGCATCGAGGTCACGGCGGTCCGACCGATCGCGAAGACGACGCTCGACGACTACGAGTTCGCCGACGAGCTCCGCGAGCGGTTCAAAGAGCGGAAGCGCGGCGTGCTCATCTCCGGGTCGCCCGGCGCCGGGAAGTCGACGTTCGCGCAGGCGGTCGCGGAGTTCCTCAACGACAGCGACTACGCGGTGAAGACGATGGAGAAGCCGCGCGACCTCCAGGTCGGTCCGGAGATCACTCAGTACGGCGCGCTCGGCGGTGAGATGGAGAACACGGCGGACTCGCTCCTCTTGGTCCGCCCCGACTACACCATCTACGACGAGGTCCGGAAGACGAACGACTTCGAGGTGTTCTCGGACATGCGGATGGCGGGCGTCGGGATGGTCGGCGTCGTCCACGCCTCTCGCGCCATCGACGCGCTCCAGCGGCTCGTCGGCCGCGTCGAGCTCGGGATGATCCCGCAGATCGTCGACACCGTGGTGTACATCGAGGCGGGCGAGGTCCACACCGTCTACGACGTGACGACCGAGGTGAAGGTGCCGGCGGGGCTCACCGCCGAGGACCTCGCGCGCCCCGTCATCCAGGTGTCGAACTTCGAGACCGGTCGCCCGGAGTACGAGATCTACACCTTCAACCGGCAGGTCGTCACGGTCCCGCTGAACGACGAGGACGGCGAGGGGGAAAGCGAGAGCGGCGTCGGCCGCATCGCCAAACAGGAGATCGAACGCGAGATCCGGTCGGTCGCGCACGGTCACGTCGACGTCGAACTCAAGGGGAACGACGAGGCGATCGTCTACGTCTCCGAGGGCGACATCGGCACCGTCATCGGCAAGGGCGGCGGCCGCATCAGCGACATCGAGAACCGGCTCGGCATCGAGATCGACGTCCGCACCCACGACGAGAAGCCGGAGGGACGCGACGGCGCCGACGGCTCCGGCGGCGGACGCGGCGGCAACGGGCAGGGTCGGGGCGGGCAGGTCGGCGAGGAGCGCGGGACCGTCGTCCAGCCGGAGATCACCTCCCGACACGTCGTCATCGACGTCGACGACGGCGTCGGCGAGACGGTGGAGGTGCGCGCGGACGGCGAGTACCTCTTCACCGCCACCGTCGGCCGCGGCGGCGAGGTCCAGGTGTCCCGCGGTTCCGCGATCGCCGAGGAGCTGGAGGACGCGATCGACCGCAAACGGACTGTGACGGTCGTTCCGGCGCGCTGA
- a CDS encoding type 1 glutamine amidotransferase gives MTRLRFALLNAAHDGANTRRNFRRELDAALVEFDATDGQLPDHTDFDGVVVTGSRSSVYWDEAWIPPLVDYVADAAAAGVPVLGVCYGHQVLAEALGGRVAGMDGFEIGYNDVRRRGDDELFDGVGEEFTAFTTHGDTVVDLPPSATLLAENDHGVHAFRDGHCWGVQFHPEYDVETAREVTEGKRERLGDARVDAVLDEITPVAHDAACEAKGLFDNFTEYARRLRTERASPAAADD, from the coding sequence ATGACACGGCTCCGGTTCGCCCTGCTGAACGCGGCCCACGACGGCGCGAACACCCGGCGGAACTTCCGCCGGGAGCTCGACGCCGCCCTCGTCGAGTTCGACGCGACGGACGGTCAGCTCCCCGATCACACCGACTTCGACGGCGTGGTGGTCACCGGCTCGCGGTCGTCCGTCTACTGGGACGAGGCGTGGATCCCCCCGCTCGTCGACTACGTCGCGGACGCCGCCGCGGCCGGCGTCCCGGTGCTCGGCGTCTGTTACGGCCACCAGGTGCTCGCGGAGGCGCTCGGCGGGCGCGTGGCGGGGATGGACGGCTTCGAGATCGGGTACAACGACGTCCGCCGGCGCGGTGACGACGAGCTGTTCGACGGGGTCGGCGAGGAGTTCACCGCGTTCACCACTCACGGGGACACGGTGGTCGATCTGCCGCCGAGCGCGACGCTGCTCGCCGAGAACGACCACGGCGTCCACGCGTTCCGCGACGGCCACTGCTGGGGCGTGCAGTTCCACCCGGAGTACGACGTCGAGACCGCACGCGAGGTCACCGAGGGGAAACGCGAGCGGCTCGGCGACGCGCGCGTGGACGCCGTCCTCGACGAGATCACTCCGGTTGCACACGACGCCGCCTGCGAGGCGAAGGGGCTGTTCGACAACTTCACCGAGTACGCCCGGCGGCTCCGAACGGAGCGGGCGTCCCCGGCCGCCGCCGACGACTGA
- a CDS encoding glucose 1-dehydrogenase, with amino-acid sequence MVTLSDSVVVVTGAASGMGRSMAHEFADAGAAVAVVDIDADGAASVADAIGSAGGEAIAVDGDVTDTESVERIVDLTVDEYGTIDVLCNNAGVLDDFAPVGETTDDLWNGILDVNLTGPFYLTRAALPALRDGSDEGVVINTASVAGKVAGGGGAAYTTSKHGLIGFTKQLAHDYGPEIRANAVCPGAVETGMTEEMIEDLEAMTADTPAGRYADPEEIASVVAFLASDEASFVHGTAVDVDGGWLVD; translated from the coding sequence ATGGTAACCTTATCTGACAGCGTCGTCGTCGTCACCGGTGCGGCGTCGGGGATGGGTCGATCGATGGCGCACGAATTCGCCGATGCGGGCGCGGCGGTGGCCGTCGTCGACATCGACGCCGACGGCGCAGCGTCGGTCGCCGATGCGATCGGATCGGCCGGCGGGGAGGCGATAGCGGTAGACGGTGACGTGACGGACACCGAAAGCGTCGAGCGCATCGTCGACTTGACCGTCGACGAGTACGGCACGATCGACGTGCTGTGTAACAACGCCGGCGTCCTCGACGACTTCGCGCCCGTCGGAGAGACCACCGACGATCTCTGGAACGGGATCTTGGACGTGAATCTGACGGGGCCGTTCTACCTCACCCGCGCCGCGCTCCCCGCTCTCCGAGACGGGAGCGACGAGGGGGTCGTGATCAACACGGCGTCCGTCGCCGGCAAAGTCGCCGGGGGAGGCGGGGCCGCGTACACGACATCCAAACACGGCCTGATCGGCTTCACGAAACAGCTCGCACACGATTACGGCCCCGAAATCAGGGCGAACGCCGTCTGTCCGGGCGCCGTCGAGACGGGGATGACCGAAGAGATGATCGAGGACTTGGAAGCGATGACGGCCGACACGCCCGCCGGCCGGTACGCCGATCCCGAGGAGATCGCGAGCGTCGTCGCGTTCCTCGCGAGCGACGAGGCCTCGTTCGTCCACGGCACCGCGGTCGACGTCGACGGCGGGTGGCTCGTCGACTGA
- a CDS encoding alpha/beta hydrolase, with translation MPHATNGGVSIRYEVDAPDAGDPDEAVVFCGDVGLGAWQFGWQHAALAGPHTVITPETRGVGQSDAPPGPYAVEDLAADVDAVCAAEGVRNAHLVGYGLGGMVALAAALASSRPASLTVVGTPPSGDAYNAGGVWADPSDPAAVEGSLSGLVSVDFREAHPDALPRIAEWRLAEDAGRETFEAHRAAVDAFDITDRLYEITMPTLVVHGTDDAVCPMTAAETLAEGLPRGELHAVEGARHLVGVEASAAVNDALAGWLAEHATDTVT, from the coding sequence ATGCCACACGCGACCAACGGCGGCGTCTCGATCCGATACGAGGTCGACGCGCCGGACGCGGGCGATCCCGACGAGGCGGTGGTGTTCTGCGGTGACGTGGGGCTCGGCGCGTGGCAGTTCGGCTGGCAGCACGCCGCGCTCGCCGGGCCGCACACGGTGATCACGCCCGAGACGCGCGGCGTGGGACAGTCCGACGCTCCGCCCGGTCCGTACGCCGTCGAAGACCTCGCCGCGGACGTCGACGCGGTGTGTGCCGCGGAGGGGGTCCGGAACGCCCACCTCGTCGGCTACGGCCTCGGCGGGATGGTCGCGCTCGCGGCCGCCCTCGCCTCCTCGCGTCCGGCGAGCCTGACGGTCGTCGGCACGCCGCCGTCGGGCGACGCCTACAACGCCGGCGGGGTGTGGGCCGACCCGTCCGACCCCGCGGCGGTGGAGGGGTCGCTCAGCGGGCTGGTCTCCGTCGACTTCCGCGAGGCGCACCCGGACGCGCTCCCGCGGATCGCGGAGTGGCGGCTCGCCGAGGACGCCGGCCGCGAGACGTTCGAGGCCCACCGCGCGGCCGTCGACGCGTTCGATATCACCGACAGGCTCTACGAGATCACGATGCCGACGCTCGTCGTCCACGGGACCGACGACGCCGTGTGCCCGATGACGGCGGCGGAGACGCTCGCGGAGGGGCTCCCCCGCGGCGAGCTCCACGCGGTCGAGGGGGCGCGCCACCTCGTCGGCGTCGAGGCGTCGGCCGCGGTCAACGACGCGCTGGCCGGGTGGCTCGCCGAACACGCGACCGACACGGTGACGTGA
- the alaS gene encoding alanine--tRNA ligase, translating to MSDLEAEYRLDYFEEEGFVRKECPSCGAHFWTRDGDRELCGEPPCEDYSFIDDPGFPEPHSLSEMREAFLSFFEEHGHERIDPYPVAANRWRDDVLLTQASIYDFQPLVTSGQTPPPANPLTISQPCIRMQDIDNVGKTGRHTMAFEMMAHHAFNTREEVDEDEYAYHGEVYWKDETVAYCDELFESLGADLEEITYIEDPWVGGGNAGPAIEVIYKGAELATLVFMCMERDPDGDYEMKDGHTYSFMDTYIVDTGYGLERWTWMSQGTATVYEAVYPDAIDFLKENAGIEHTEAEQELVHRAAKLSGRLDIDDVDDVEDARGDIADRLDVDVERLRELVEPLESIYAIADHSRTLAYMFGDGIVPSNVGTGYLARMVLRRTKRLVDEVDVDAPLDELVDMQAERLGYENRDTIREIVRTEERKYRETLERGSRKVESLADEYAGTGEPIPTETLLELYDSHGIQPDMVADIAAERGATVDVPDDFYALVADRHEEADADEGGDDADERIGELPETEKLFYDDQGRTEFEAVVLDVFEREEGYDVVLDQTMFYPEGGGQPADRGQLTAGETAVDVVDVQEEGGVVLHRTDADPGKGEFVKGQVDGDRRDRLRAHHTATHLIGHAAREVLGEHVRQAGAQKGIDSSRLDVRHYERISREEVKRIERVANELVRDDVPVRQEWPDRNEAEAEHGFDLYQGGVPPGTNVRLIHVGNADVQACAGTHVDRTGEIGAVKVLKTEPVQDGVERIVFAAGGAAIDATQRTEDALYDAADALDVDPLDVPETAERFFEEWKARGKEVESLKEELAAARASGGADAEEVEIGGATAVIQRLDGDADELRATANAHVDDGKVAVVGSGADGSASFVVGVPDGVDVNAGQVVSELAGRVGGGGGGPPDFAQGGGPDADALDDALAAAPDVLRSLQEA from the coding sequence ATGAGCGATCTCGAAGCGGAGTACCGTCTCGATTACTTCGAGGAGGAGGGGTTCGTCCGGAAGGAGTGTCCCTCCTGTGGCGCGCACTTCTGGACCCGGGACGGCGACCGCGAGCTCTGCGGGGAGCCGCCGTGCGAGGACTACAGCTTCATCGACGACCCCGGTTTTCCGGAGCCGCACTCGCTGTCGGAGATGCGGGAGGCGTTCCTCTCCTTCTTCGAGGAGCACGGGCACGAGCGGATCGACCCGTACCCGGTCGCGGCGAACCGCTGGCGCGACGACGTGCTCTTAACGCAGGCGTCGATCTACGACTTCCAGCCGCTGGTCACGTCGGGGCAGACGCCCCCGCCGGCGAACCCCCTCACCATCTCGCAGCCGTGCATCCGGATGCAGGACATCGACAACGTCGGCAAGACGGGCCGACACACGATGGCGTTCGAGATGATGGCCCACCACGCGTTCAACACGCGCGAGGAGGTCGACGAGGACGAGTACGCCTACCACGGCGAGGTGTACTGGAAGGACGAGACGGTCGCGTACTGCGACGAGCTGTTCGAGAGCCTCGGCGCGGATCTCGAGGAGATCACCTACATCGAGGACCCGTGGGTCGGCGGCGGCAACGCCGGCCCCGCCATCGAGGTTATTTATAAAGGCGCCGAGCTGGCGACGCTCGTCTTCATGTGCATGGAGCGGGACCCCGACGGCGACTACGAGATGAAGGACGGGCACACGTACTCGTTCATGGACACGTACATCGTCGACACCGGCTACGGGCTCGAGCGGTGGACGTGGATGAGCCAGGGGACGGCGACCGTGTACGAGGCCGTCTACCCCGACGCGATCGACTTCTTAAAGGAGAACGCGGGGATCGAGCACACGGAGGCGGAACAGGAGCTCGTCCACCGCGCCGCGAAGCTCTCCGGCCGGCTCGATATCGACGACGTCGACGACGTGGAGGACGCGCGCGGCGATATCGCCGACCGCCTCGATGTCGACGTCGAGCGACTGCGGGAGCTCGTCGAACCCCTCGAATCAATCTACGCGATCGCCGACCACTCCCGGACGCTCGCGTACATGTTCGGCGACGGGATCGTGCCCTCGAACGTCGGCACGGGCTACCTCGCCCGGATGGTGCTGCGCCGGACGAAGCGGCTCGTCGACGAGGTCGACGTGGACGCCCCCCTCGACGAGCTCGTCGACATGCAGGCGGAGCGGCTCGGCTACGAGAACCGCGACACGATCCGCGAGATCGTTCGCACCGAGGAGCGGAAGTACCGCGAGACGCTCGAGCGCGGCTCCCGCAAGGTGGAGTCGCTCGCCGACGAGTACGCCGGCACCGGCGAGCCGATCCCGACAGAGACGCTCTTAGAGCTGTACGACTCCCACGGGATCCAGCCGGACATGGTCGCCGACATCGCGGCCGAGCGCGGCGCGACGGTCGACGTCCCGGACGACTTCTACGCGCTCGTCGCCGACCGCCACGAGGAGGCCGACGCCGACGAGGGCGGGGACGACGCCGACGAGCGGATCGGCGAGCTCCCCGAGACAGAGAAGCTGTTCTACGACGACCAGGGCCGTACCGAGTTCGAGGCGGTCGTCCTCGACGTCTTCGAACGCGAGGAGGGGTACGACGTCGTTCTCGATCAGACGATGTTCTACCCGGAGGGCGGCGGTCAGCCCGCCGACCGCGGGCAGCTCACCGCCGGCGAGACGGCGGTCGACGTGGTCGACGTACAGGAGGAGGGGGGCGTCGTGCTCCACCGGACGGACGCCGACCCGGGGAAAGGCGAGTTCGTCAAGGGACAGGTCGACGGCGACCGCCGCGACCGGCTCCGCGCGCACCACACGGCGACCCACCTGATCGGCCACGCCGCCCGCGAGGTCCTCGGCGAGCACGTCCGGCAGGCGGGCGCCCAGAAGGGGATCGACTCCTCGCGGCTCGACGTCCGCCACTACGAGCGGATCTCCCGCGAGGAGGTCAAGCGCATCGAGCGCGTCGCCAACGAGCTCGTCCGCGACGACGTGCCGGTGCGTCAGGAGTGGCCCGACCGCAACGAGGCCGAGGCCGAACACGGCTTCGACCTGTATCAGGGCGGCGTCCCGCCGGGAACGAACGTCCGGCTGATCCACGTCGGCAACGCCGACGTGCAGGCGTGTGCGGGCACGCACGTCGACCGTACCGGCGAGATCGGCGCCGTGAAGGTGCTGAAGACGGAGCCCGTCCAAGACGGTGTCGAGCGCATCGTGTTCGCCGCGGGCGGCGCGGCGATCGACGCGACCCAGCGCACGGAGGACGCGCTGTACGACGCGGCCGACGCGCTCGACGTCGATCCGCTCGACGTCCCCGAGACCGCCGAGCGGTTCTTCGAGGAGTGGAAGGCGCGGGGCAAGGAGGTCGAGTCGCTGAAAGAGGAGCTCGCGGCCGCGCGGGCTTCCGGCGGCGCCGACGCCGAGGAGGTCGAGATCGGCGGGGCCACCGCGGTGATACAGCGGCTCGACGGCGACGCCGACGAGCTGCGCGCGACCGCGAACGCCCACGTCGACGACGGGAAGGTCGCGGTCGTCGGCAGCGGGGCGGACGGCTCCGCGAGCTTCGTGGTGGGCGTTCCCGACGGCGTCGACGTCAACGCCGGGCAGGTCGTCTCCGAGCTCGCCGGCCGCGTCGGCGGGGGCGGCGGCGGACCGCCGGACTTCGCGCAGGGCGGCGGGCCGGACGCGGACGCGCTCGACGACGCGCTCGCGGCGGCGCCGGACGTGCTGCGAAGCCTGCAGGAGGCCTGA
- the srp19 gene encoding signal recognition particle subunit SRP19 encodes MVENVVYPAYFDAERSRSEGRRVPTDLAVPEPTVDEIAKAVQQVGYDAVIERDKTYSREFEPRGAVVVRGTEDTAKNDLVQAVAAYLGVIRE; translated from the coding sequence ATGGTCGAGAACGTCGTCTATCCCGCGTACTTCGACGCCGAGCGGTCGCGCTCGGAGGGCCGTCGCGTCCCGACGGATCTTGCGGTCCCCGAGCCGACCGTCGACGAGATCGCCAAGGCGGTCCAGCAGGTCGGCTACGACGCGGTGATCGAACGCGACAAGACGTATTCCCGCGAGTTCGAGCCCCGAGGCGCGGTGGTCGTCCGAGGCACCGAAGACACCGCGAAAAACGACCTCGTGCAGGCGGTCGCCGCCTACCTCGGGGTCATCCGAGAGTGA
- a CDS encoding Gar1/Naf1 family protein: MRRVGTVVRTAGGLAIARGDRGEEPPRIGAAVVDESLSTVGRVVDVFGPVDRPYVAVTPSDDDGLTSLVGGKLYAR, encoded by the coding sequence ATGCGGCGCGTCGGCACCGTCGTCCGCACCGCCGGGGGGCTCGCGATCGCCCGCGGCGACCGCGGCGAGGAACCGCCGCGGATCGGCGCGGCCGTCGTCGACGAGTCGCTCTCGACGGTCGGCCGCGTCGTCGACGTGTTCGGCCCCGTCGACAGGCCGTACGTGGCGGTCACGCCGAGCGACGACGACGGGCTCACGTCTCTCGTCGGCGGGAAGCTGTACGCGCGCTGA